One Kazachstania africana CBS 2517 chromosome 5, complete genome DNA window includes the following coding sequences:
- the RPS9A gene encoding 40S ribosomal protein uS4 (similar to Saccharomyces cerevisiae RPS9B (YBR189W) and RPS9A (YPL081W); ancestral locus Anc_8.554), with product MPRAPRTYSKTYSTPKRPYESSRLDAELKLAGEFGLKNKREIYRISFQLSKIRRAARDLLTRDEKDPKRLFEGNALIRRLVRVGVLSEDKKKLDYVLALKIEDFLERRLQTQVYKLGLAKSIHHARVLITQRHIAVGKQIVTIPSFMVRLDSEKHIDFASTSPFGGARPGRVARKNSGKNSEEGEAVDEE from the exons ATGCCAA GAGCCCCAAGAACTTACTCAAAAACGTACTCTACTCCAAAGAGACCATATGAGTCCTCTCGTCTTGACGCTGAATTAAAATTAGCTGGTGAATTCGGTTTAAAGAATAAGAGAGAAATTTACAGAATTTCTTTCCAATTATCTAAGATTCGTCGTGCTGCCAGAGATCTTTTAACTAGAGATGAAAAGGATCCAAAGAGGTTATTCGAAGGTAACGCTTTAATCAGAAGATTAGTTAGAGTCGGTGTTTTATCGGAagacaagaagaaattagatTATGTTTTAGCTTTAAAGattgaagatttcttgGAAAGAAGATTACAAACTCAAGTTTACAAATTAGGCTTAGCCAAATCTATTCATCACGCTAGAGTTTTAATTACCCAAAGACACATTGCTGTCGGTAAGCAAATCGTCACCATCCCATCTTTCATGGTTAGATTAGACTCCGAAAAGCACATTGACTTCGCTTCCACTTCTCCATTTGGTGGTGCTAGACCAGGTAGAGTTGCCAGAAAGAACTCTGGTAAGAACTCGGAAGAAGGTGAAGctgttgatgaagaataa
- the RPL21B gene encoding 60S ribosomal protein eL21 (similar to Saccharomyces cerevisiae RPL21A (YBR191W) and RPL21B (YPL079W); ancestral locus Anc_8.553) gives MGKSHGYRSRTRYMFQRDFRKHGAIALSTYLKVYKVGDIVDIKANGSIQKGMPHKFYQGKTGVVYNVTKSSVGVIVNKMVGNRYLEKRLNLRVEHVKHSKCRTEFLERVKSNAAKRAEAKAQGVAVQLKRQPAQPREARVVSTEGNVPQTLAPVPYETFI, from the exons ATGGGTAAATC TCACGGTTACAGATCTCGTACACGTTACATGTTCCAACGTGACTTTAGAAAGCACGGTGCCATTGCCTTATCTACCTACTTAAAGGTCTACAAGGTTGGTGACATCGTCGATATCAAGGCCAATGGTTCTATCCAAAAGGGTATGCCACACAAGTTCTACCAAGGTAAAACCGGGGTTGTTTACAACGTCACCAAGTCTTCCGTCGGTGTTATTGTTAACAAGATGGTCGGTAACAGATACTTAGAAAAGAGATTGAACTTAAGAGTTGAACACGTTAAGCACTCCAAGTGTAGAACTGAGTTCTTAGAAAGAGTTAAGTCTAACGCTGCTAAGAGAGCTGAAGCCAAGGCTCAAGGTGTCGCTGTTCAATTAAAGAGACAACCAGCTCAACCAAGAGAAGCCCGTGTCGTTTCTACTGAAGGTAATGTTCCACAAACTTTAGCTCCAGTTCCATACGAAACCTTCATTTAA
- the ATP4 gene encoding F1F0 ATP synthase subunit 4 (similar to Saccharomyces cerevisiae ATP4 (YPL078C); ancestral locus Anc_8.549) — MNLHRLPLRNTASYVNRAVIANTLRRPSIYVATRQMSTPSKTPAQDPKTKAQSIMDAIPGNSIISKTGILATSAAAAVYAISNELYVINEESILLLTFGGIVALMIKMVAPVYKDFADSRMKKVSDVLNASRIRHVDAVKERIESVSSLKNVSDTTRVLFDVSKETVELEAKAFEEQQKVDLVKQAKSVLDSWVRYEASLRQMQQKQMAETIIKKVQGELSNPKFQDKVLQQSITEVEKLLAELK; from the coding sequence ATGAATTTACATAGATTGCCACTCAGAAATACAGCATCGTATGTTAATAGGGCTGTTATTGCAAACACTCTTCGTCGTCCTAGTATCTATGTAGCTACTCGTCAAATGTCCACTCCATCCAAAACACCAGCACAAGATCCTAAAACAAAGGCGCAATCAATTATGGACGCAATTCCCGGTAACAGTATCATATCAAAAACCGGTATCTTAGCTACATCGGCAGCAGCCGCGGTGTACGCCATCTCAAATGAATTATACGTTATAAATGAGGAATCTATTTTGCTATTAACATTTGGTGGTATTGTAGCCTTAATGATTAAAATGGTTGCCCCAGTCTATAAAGATTTTGCAGATTCAAGGATGAAAAAAGTGTCTGATGTATTGAATGCTTCGAGAATAAGACATGTTGACGCCGTTAAGGAAAGAATTGAGTCtgtttcttcattgaaaaatgtttcTGATACAACAAGAGTTTTATTTGATGTTTCGAAGGAAACCGTCGAATTAGAGGCAAAAGCCTTTGAAGAGCAACAGAAAGTTGACTTAGTTAAGCAGGCCAAATCGGTCTTGGATTCCTGGGTAAGATATGAGGCATCGCTACGTCAAATGCAACAGAAGCAAATGGCAGAGACTATTATCAAGAAGGTTCAAGGAGAGTTGTCTAATCccaaatttcaagataaaGTATTGCAACAATCCATAACAGAAGTAGAGAAATTGCTTGCTGAATTGAAATAG